One part of the uncultured Bacteroides sp. genome encodes these proteins:
- a CDS encoding L-rhamnose mutarotase, producing METKETGYQVKEYFGPVKRYCQTLDLKDDPELIAEYRKRHSESESWPEIRNGIREVGILEMEIYILGTRLFMIVETPLDFDWTSAMEKLATLPLQAEWEEYMSIFQEAEPGATSAQKWKLMDRMFHLYNT from the coding sequence ATGGAAACAAAAGAAACTGGTTATCAGGTCAAAGAATACTTTGGGCCAGTAAAGAGATATTGTCAGACACTTGATTTGAAAGATGATCCTGAACTGATTGCCGAATATAGAAAAAGACACAGTGAATCAGAATCGTGGCCAGAAATAAGAAATGGAATAAGAGAAGTAGGTATTCTAGAAATGGAAATATACATTCTAGGTACACGACTTTTCATGATTGTGGAAACACCTCTCGACTTCGACTGGACTTCAGCCATGGAGAAACTGGCAACCTTGCCTTTACAGGCAGAATGGGAAGAATATATGTCCATTTTCCAGGAAGCAGAACCGGGAGCTACATCGGCTCAGAAATGGAAACTCATGGATAGAATGTTTCATTTATATAATACTTAG
- a CDS encoding alpha-L-fucosidase gives MFGTTGFAQENFHHIQNTKEPMQTGKFQPTWESLKQYKVPEWYRNAKFGIWAHWGPQCQPEDGDWYGRGMYEEGSRQYKSHLEKYGHPSKSGFKDVIHEWKAENWDPEKLVKLYKRTGAQYFFAMGNHHDNFDLWDSKYHNWNSTKIGPQKDILAGWAKAAKHNGLPFGVSIHASHAWTWYETSQGADKTGSYAGIPYDGKLKKEDGKGQWWDGLDPQELYAQNHELSSKNQNPGAIHSQWEWADGASVPSKEYCENFYDRTVDMINKYNPDLLYFDDTALPLWPISDAGLNIAAHFYNSNMKRNNGKLNGVIFGKILTDEQKECLVWDVERGAPDKMQEKAWQTCSCIGDWHYNRSVYDNNRYKSAKTVIQMLADIVSKNGNLLLNIPVRGDGSIDDKEVVVLEGIAKWMDVNKESIFDTRPWKIFGEGPDAEKKNPMNAQGFNEGKNKYTAEDIRFTEKNGTLYAIVMEYPESGKVVIKSLATDSPNYNIEIKKVQLLGSGKVTFTRDNTGLIITLPKPKIDNMALVIKING, from the coding sequence GCCTATGCAAACCGGAAAGTTTCAGCCTACATGGGAATCTCTGAAACAATACAAAGTGCCCGAATGGTATCGTAATGCTAAGTTTGGTATCTGGGCACACTGGGGACCTCAATGCCAACCGGAAGATGGTGATTGGTATGGCCGTGGAATGTATGAAGAAGGTTCACGTCAGTATAAATCACATCTTGAAAAATATGGCCATCCTTCCAAATCCGGTTTCAAAGATGTTATCCATGAATGGAAAGCTGAAAACTGGGATCCTGAAAAGCTGGTAAAACTCTATAAACGTACCGGAGCTCAATACTTCTTCGCCATGGGTAACCACCACGATAACTTCGACCTTTGGGACAGTAAATATCACAACTGGAACTCAACAAAGATTGGTCCTCAAAAAGATATTCTAGCAGGATGGGCTAAAGCTGCCAAACACAACGGTCTACCATTCGGAGTTAGCATCCACGCCTCTCATGCATGGACATGGTACGAAACATCTCAGGGAGCTGACAAAACTGGATCTTATGCCGGAATTCCTTACGACGGCAAGCTGAAAAAAGAAGATGGCAAAGGACAATGGTGGGATGGTTTAGATCCACAGGAGTTGTACGCACAGAATCATGAACTAAGTAGTAAGAACCAAAATCCAGGTGCCATCCATTCTCAATGGGAATGGGCAGATGGTGCATCTGTTCCCAGCAAAGAATATTGCGAGAATTTTTACGACAGAACCGTTGATATGATTAATAAGTACAACCCCGACTTGCTTTATTTCGATGACACCGCTCTTCCATTATGGCCTATCAGTGATGCCGGATTAAACATTGCTGCTCATTTCTATAACAGCAATATGAAAAGAAATAACGGTAAACTTAATGGCGTTATTTTCGGTAAGATTCTCACTGACGAGCAAAAAGAATGCCTTGTATGGGATGTAGAAAGAGGTGCCCCTGATAAAATGCAGGAAAAGGCATGGCAAACATGTTCATGTATAGGCGACTGGCATTACAATCGCTCTGTATATGATAACAACCGATACAAATCAGCAAAGACTGTTATCCAGATGCTTGCAGATATTGTGAGTAAGAACGGAAACTTGTTGCTTAATATTCCTGTTCGCGGTGATGGAAGTATTGATGATAAAGAGGTTGTTGTTCTCGAAGGCATTGCAAAATGGATGGATGTAAACAAAGAGTCTATTTTTGATACCCGCCCATGGAAGATATTTGGAGAAGGGCCTGATGCTGAGAAAAAGAACCCGATGAATGCACAAGGATTCAATGAGGGTAAGAACAAATATACTGCCGAAGATATCCGCTTTACAGAGAAGAACGGAACTTTATATGCTATCGTGATGGAATATCCGGAAAGTGGTAAAGTAGTTATTAAATCATTAGCCACAGATTCTCCTAATTATAATATAGAGATCAAAAAGGTACAATTATTGGGTAGCGGAAAAGTAACTTTCACTCGTGACAACACCGGACTTATCATTACTCTTCCAAAACCTAAAATAGATAACATGGCCCTGGTTATTAAAATAAACGGATAA